The Lineus longissimus chromosome 8, tnLinLong1.2, whole genome shotgun sequence region TTCCTGCACCACCATCATCGGTTTTCTCACTGCCTACCGTGGGACTGTGTCTTGTCTTTTTGATGGCCGATTTCACGCGGCGCAACACCATCACGGTCAGCACTCAAGCAACGAGGTACAAGGCAGCAGCGATCTTTTTTTTACACCTTCAGACCAGTTGTACGTTTCAAAGCACGAATTGGTTGGCATCCTGTACGTATACGGCGTGCATCGCTCAGATACGGTCATCCGGCGAGAATTCATATAACGGTAGCGCCATCTACCACGCGAATGACATCAGCGCGTGATGCACTAAGTTCAACATCTTGTAACCCTATAGGTTCCTCCCAATTCTTCACTACGCGTTACAGCATGGTGTGGATGTTGACTTCTTCGGTCTGTCGTCGTTATATCTCAGTTGAAGTCCTGCCGCTTGGACTTCTATATCTTCGTTTGTCCGTAATATTCTGAAATAGGAATAGTGAGCACATCTGTTAATAATCCACATATCTTCCATTGAAACAGTTTTCCCGGGTTAGGCCTAATCCCCAGTATCTATTGGCTAATACCACTCCACATACGTCAGCATTCTCCTAGCAATTAACCTATTCAGCATATCTAAAAATAGAACTCAGATGTGGTCAATTCCACTCTGCAGTGCATATAAATACCTATATACCATTAAGGCCTATGCATGTATCAGTTTACGTGAAATTCTGGTCAAGTtagaaatgttatgaaattaggGCCCTGGGACTACAGACCttggttctgattggctgatttcaACCAGGTGATCACAGAGCAGGCACGGGAATGGCCAAAAAATATGTTCATAGCTTGTATGGTTCCTGAGAACAAGGAATGTGATGTGTCGAACTTGCTAAAGTTGAGTGATTTAAATCATTTTAGCAACCAAGAAGTTTGTCATGAGTGAATGGTTCGtcaccaaaatatttttttacctaATATCGAAATCGCTTATTGATTCTTACTTCCAAAAAGCTACAAACATGgtccattttgaaaatgggAACGCTGTCCTTCAAGTGGCAGAATAGAGGAACATagtcatcaaaatcattgacGAATCATCAAAGAACACATTCAATCTCATTACCTTGCTAAATCGGTAACGGCCTCTAATATGTTGTTTCCATCTTTGGCGCTGGATTCTATGAATAACGCATCAAAGCTCTGCAACGTTAAGAGAACAACTGGTGTCAAGTGTGAATGTCCATGTCATTCTTATGGAGCCCTCGTACTACAAGCTTTAAGACATCATATGTTTCACGCCTTCAGAAAGTGTTATTAGTTACGGCCAACATCATTTACCATAACCAAGGCTGCCGGAATAAAATGTTGGGTGTAACAATCGTAGGAGATAACGCCGAGTTAAGTTAATGCAACCGTAAGTGACAAAATGTGTTCCGAACAACAAGGCCCCAAGTGCGAACAACTCGTATATACTTTTTAGTATATATTCAACATCACTAATGACCAAACATATCGAACCCACTCACCTTGGCCAGCCTCTCCCCGTCAGATGCCTTCACCGTCCGTCGACCTTCCGCCTCGTATTCTTCACGTAAGTCGGTCTTATTGGCCACCAACATGATGGGGATCTTCTTCTGGGCGCCATCCTAAAAGACATAAGTGATTTTCTTGATTAGAAAACGTAGGCAAGATTGTGGTATCACCAACTGCGTAAAACGAGTGATCAAACCAGAACTATATCTTTCCGATGATGAACAATGGCATTCATTTTCCGGTCGCCCTGCAATTTTATTCAACTTTAGCGCTGCAGCTTCTAACATCTTTTCTCACACATAATCCTTTTCTCTTCAAATAAGTTCGAGTTGAGGCCGCAAAATGGCCACTCAATAGGGGACAAGCTCGTTACGTCTAGTTGTCCGAGTTCGTATTTTTGAGGAATATCCTAGTGAAAATCAGCGCCACCTTTTGAGATACTGATACCCTGTGTAGTTACACATGTTGCTCGGTTACCCATATTTAATGACAGGATGAAAATAGGTTCCTCATAGGTTACAGAAAAATTTCtagcatctacatgtacttttcgaTAAAAATGCAAGCCCCACCGCAGgaaaaaaatgcattcaaaaaaaGAAGAATAGTTCGATAAGGACTTTGCAGCATGTCTTCTCATCGCCAAAAAATAGTCTCCTAAAAAGTACAGTAGAAAAATGGCAGTTAAAAAAACCTTATAAGCGTTGCTTCTGGTCTGGTTCTATAGCGAAGATAGGTGCCTATAGTTAAGGGACAGATTTGTCAAATCCAAAGCCACACAGAAGAGTTGATATCAGTATCAACATGCACACTACGGGTATATAGAAGAGACTGAGAATTAcacacacatgcgtttgttaaATGTGTCGACCTTCTTTTCAGTTGCGTTCTTTTAGGATTTCATAGATATATAGATGATGAAATTGTGTGTAATTCCAGCCCTGCGGTCAGTACGTTGGCCATTACTAAGATAAGCAGGTCGGAAATGTTGGTGAATTTGTCACTAACAGAGCCATATCGTGGGTAAGTTGCATAGAGTCTGTCAATGCCTGCCTCCGCATCTCGGTTTATGCTGAATTTTCCACAAGCAGAATCCAAAAGGTAAAGCACGATGCGGGGGACTACCTATCCTGTAGAATATGCATCGAGTATCCTGTGGACATTTGTACGCAATTGACAGGTGCAGACATTTCCAAGAAAGAAGAAATGGTGGTCTTTCTCAAGACTGACAGAGACATTCAAGACGTCTCTTTAAAAGTGTTGTTAGACATTGGGTACCTTAATGCACATTCTACACAACTTCAACGAATCGAAGCATCCTGTTCGTTTGTTAGGAAATGAATGCTTTTCAGAACACCGATTTGTCTACGACCAACAAGGTATATAGACAGGAGACACCACTTTTAACCATAGTCAGAGAAGGCACACGGACTTACTTGGGAATCCTAAGGAACAAGCATAAGAAAGAAATATGTTAGTGCTGTGAAACCACTGAGGATGGACACAGGGAAATGTATTACTGGTAGCTCTGTGCAGGGCCGCAGCCTATGCGGAATAGCGGCCATTAATTACAGAACGCCTCTTGAATTTATTCAGGGAGATGAGTTGATCCATCGCCAAACGATGTATAGCCCGGCTACGCTGGGAAACCAGCAGCAGAACTGTTGGCCAGGGTTATGCTCCCACCACAGACCTCTTTTATGGCCGGCACCGAGGTGCGTAGTAATTAGGGTCCTGGTCAGCTTCAACGACCCTTAACCGAAGTGTTTTTTCCCAATGAGAGATAGATAGGGTACCAGTGTTAGACAAGCAGCCTTCCGTTGATTACCCCCATGCTACGGCCCTGCTGAGAGACCCGAAGTAGGAGGGGTATCCAAGGTGAGACACGCCGAAGTCTTTCTCAGTCCTTAAAGGGTTCTAAAAGAACATAAACGATATGATATCATAACATCCTACCTCGACGGCCTCGACCCAGTCCCTAACATTGATGAAAGACCGTTCGTAAGTACAGTCATAGAGCAACAAAACACCGTCCGCTCTTCGAAAGTACGATTTCGCTATACTTCGGAACCTGAAAAAAAGGATATGAGATAGACAACAGATCTTTTTAAACAATCCACTtcatgatcaaagagggtttgCAAGTACAGTCATAGGTCATAGGGCGTACTTGCAAACCCTCTTTGAAGTACGATTTCGCCATACATCGGATATGGAACTGACGAAAGATACATGTGTAATGAAAACTCACTCtatatcaatttcattttcatttttaaccaAATCTGTGTATACAAGTGCACGTTCATAAAACTGTTGTAGAGTAACGGTGTATGCTGTGGATTTCGACTGGTCCACCATTATCCTGTAAGGCAAAGCTGCATGATCCGCGGCCTTGCCGACACGGTGGTATCGCATCGACGACGTCGTCGCAGGGTGGCCTGATGCCTACATGGGTGCGGgacatgaagatgatgaaacTTAACTTACCTTTCCTGGCCGGCAGTATCCCACAGCTGCAGCGCAATCACTCTGTTGTCAATTTCTATCGTCTTGGTCTGGAAATCCACGCCAAGGGTCGAGTTAAGGTTATTCACGAACTTCCCTTTGCATAGTCTCATTATGAAACTGGACTTTCCGACTGCTGCGTCCCCTGCTAGTACTACCTTGTACATTCGCTCGGGTTCCTGGTTTATAGGCTTGACTTGCACCTCCTAGATGTGAAAGGAACTTTTGATTATCTCATACTAAGGACTTTAAGTTCAAGCAAGCAATATCGATTGATGTTCGAAATACAACTCTGTGCCAGAAATGACAAACAAAAGTACACTTGTATATTGTGATAAACCAGACAGTAAACAGTAAAAGATGTACTGATTACTAAATATTTTGAAGGTTACATATTTTTGCATGTACTCCTCATTTACGCTCTTTCAAGGTCGTGCCCGGTGGTCTCATAAATGTTGAACTACTACTGCATTGGCAAGGGCAGGCAAGTTGTTAGTTGCAAAACACCGAGGCTAAACATCTATAGCGAGCAAAAGGTTAGTTAACTGTTAGTTAAGTAAGAAGTAGAGAACATCAAACATTTTAATACTAAGTTAAAAAACACGGTACTCTAAAGCATAAGGTATAAAAATTGAGTATCCTCATGTTGTGTATTTCTCTCTCACGTCCTCTCCAAAAATTGGTGTGGGATAATCTCTTGATAATCATGAGCCTTAAGCCAACGTTTTGATATGATGACCTCGTTCTGATTGCCCTTGCTCGCCGGGCATAGATGAACCCACGGCTCATGTCGGAGGAAACGCCATGGCATCATACAAACCTTTGGAATTGCTGGTAGCTGACGCCTGGCATTTCTGACCTTGACCGATTTCATACTACTTCCTCTGCTGCTAGCGACGGAATGAGGACGGCTGTGACTGGGTGACCTTGACCCCGACCTTGACCTCCTACTCCGATATAAGTCGAGTTCCACCTCAGTGTCCATCTCGTCATGGGAGTCTGGGGCCTGGCGATTAGACTGGTGGTAAATACGGTGTTTAGTAAGTAAGCCACCTTCACCATGAGCAAAGCAAGTGAACACCTCATCTATACATGTACCTATAGTACCCTAATCTATACACAGATGTTAAACTATAGAGTATATAAGGTTTGGGCAAGAAGAAATCGCAGATAAAAGACAAAGTAAATGTGATCAAGTTATGAAACTTAAGTAAAAGAAGGAAGATAACAACCTCATGGCAATCACAAAATGTGCTGATAATGACCCCTGAACTCTCTTCTGTTGATGCGTCAAGTCATTTGAAAAAAGACGGTAAAAGGCATCAATTCACCTCTGTCTCCGTTTCCGTCTCCATGTATCTGTAGGAATGGCGATCACCATCAAAACTTTGTGCTTCAAACTCGGAATCAAACTCATTCAGGTCCCGCAGGGTCGAATGGCCACTATCTGCAAATATATAACAGCGTCGTGTCAGGAGTTGTCATAAGACGGGCGCCTCTTTACCAGTAACCGAGTTGTTACGTAATCACTTGAAGACAATAAACAAACGTAGAGACACTGGTGTCAAGAAAGGAAAATTATCTTCGTCCTTCGTTTCGCACGCGACTTGTGAACCAAAGCCAGATTCCTACATGTATCTTAGCGGCTTTATCAGAATATCAACCACATGGCGCTAATCTCAATACCCAAGTTTCACCGTTTTAAGAACTTTTCTAAAACATTCCGATACAATTAAAGCTCTATCGGTGCAAGGATGTATCAGGAacatcggacaacttggtgtcgcccaCCCACTGTCAATGCCAAACCAGTCTAGTTATAATCACTTAATAGACGCACTGGATGAATCATAACAAGCCTAATTCTATCTTCACAAGAAAAATCATCTAAGAGCATAacactagtacatgtaacaagCGTCTATATTTAAATGAAAACACTCGCTGTCTATCAAATGAATGATCAAATAATGGcaatccttttttaaaaatcacgtACAGTAGTAGTTATGGCAACCAAAAGTCATGAAATGTCTTAGTCTTGATAATTCAGGGCCGATAGACCTTGTGAATTATAAGATGACAGAACAGCGAATAGAGTTAGTAGATATTTCTTACGCTTACAAAAGTCGATAAATGTTAGTACTCTACGACAGGCTTACCAAACACGGAGGAAACTGACATGAGTACACCTAGAGAAGAAACTCATATCGTTAGGGTGTGACACATACTGTCGAACCGTCTCTGGGCTGTCCAAAAACAGCCTGACGATGTGCACTTACATGTCATGTAAGTAACGTGCAACTTGTAAACGACAGAATACTTGTAACATATTTAAAAAACGTCTATGCTTGTATTTTGTCGCCGAAAGACACAACCATGGCCAATTTTGTTAAAGCATTTAAATAATGACCGAAGAATTTGAATAATTGATAGAGAAAAATGGATTGGTAGCTGTTAGAGTGCTGCAGGGATAATGTCCGATACtgcatatacatttgtacatataaCCTACAGAGTACTTAGTATCTCGCTATACGGCGTGCATGGATCGGTATGGAGCACTTTGCATCCCATCTGAATCTTTGAATCTCGGCTGAGAGGTACCATCCCATAGTTTAAAAAAGAAGCCCAATAGGGCTTTTCAAAagatcaaaaacctttatttttaagagtgtccATAAACTGTTTTGGATCTGCTCTTCACCATGCGGCCGATTCTTATGTGAAACGGGTCCTTTGACGAACAGATCATTTTGGCTCAGGTGTTTCCATGTATAAGCGTTCCAGTATCTTTCATATGGGCTCATAAGTGTTTGCGCCAGTGAAATGCATGCACATTCACCACGGTCCTACACTTTATCCTGACATGTATTGAtcctgtttttgagtgtttcgtGGAACTCGGAGAGCTTGCATCGAACCCATACACTATTTCGATCAACAACTAGTGTATCCATGTATTGTATGCTAAGTTCTGTATCGGAAATTTCTACATGGAGCCATGGATTGCCTCGAGAATCATATCAACGAGCCAAAGTTGCCACACCACACTGTTATTGTTGGGGGAAGTGCACTGGTAGGGACTGAGGGCAATCGTCAAAAACCACAAAACTCACCAAAGTCCTCTGGTAGGCTGTCCTTGTCGATGCTTCTCTGTCGGTACGGTCGCCGCTGGATGGCCATGGCTGGGTCACAAATGGCCAAACTTTCCTCTTCAGGTAACGAGGAACACACACTCCTCGGTCTGGAATAATATCATTGATCCATTAAGGTTCGCTAAACCATTTTGCCTCACCAAGTTTAACCATCCCATGCCTTTTACATGTGGCAGTCCGAATGAGGGAAAGTTCGATGACGACCCGTAGAAATAATTAATGCTGTTCATTCAAGAGCTGCCGACGAAAATTCGTTTACACTGAGGGTTTTGCTGTATCGATGTACAAGGGCCCACCAAATAATTCAAAAGCGTAAGTGTGGTGAGAATGTTGTTATGTTGCTTTATAATGCCGACTACAGGCTTCTCATGTCTTGCCTACCTTCCATCCGCCCCGCTGGCTAAGTAGGCCCCAACGACAGAACCTCGGCCTTCATCGAAACGACTGGGCGGCTgtcaaagagaaaaaatgtttaaaatgcttaaaaagtttaaaagaattcaaaaatctttatttctaagagcgcTCTTGTTTTTTCGTGGCTTTTTTCTCGTTAAAATGATAAAACCCCTGAAGGTTTTTGAGATTCCGAAGAACCTTTCAGTTCGCCGAGGAACCTCAAAGCGTGCGTCAAAAAACCTTAATTCTGAGCGTGTATCATTTCTTTCATCCAGCTTCGGGTGATAAGTCTGTTCCCAAGGACACATTTTGCCCTTTCAATTAAGGGGATTTTCCTATTTCTTTGGGGAAATAATAACGATACTTCAAATGATATTCGTCCTTCTGATGCTAAAGCTGATATGAACAGGACATTAGTGGTTGCCATCGATGACTTATTTACAGATAATGAGTTTTGAAACTGGCCAAGTACTTGTTTCGAGCCAGTAATCAAGCACAACATATACACTTGCCATTCCTTTTCATTTCCTGAGCCATTGCTCCTTGCCGATTTAGTATGCCGTCTAGACCACCACCGTCCCAGGGGTGTTATAAGACCTAAACAGGCCGGAACGTATCCCCTTATTTATGAACTGGACGTGATGGGCAGTTCTGCGAGACATATATATTTCTGTTGCTCTTAACGCAGGCTAAAGAGTGTTTCGTCGATTGAGAAATTATTTGTTGGGAATATTATTTCCTATTCCTGTTGTGGCGTGAGAAATGTGATGAAAACGATCTACTTGGATCGTATTTGATTCAAAGAAGTTGTTCTGCTTTTCCTAGGCGTCTCGCCTTTTTTCCATCAGCGCTTCTAGTAGTGAAGCTACGTTATCGGTGAAATTAAATTGCGGCCTAAGAAGACATATCGTGGGTGGGGATTCGGAAGTCAGATTCAATCAGTCGccgttcatttcatttcatcataataGAGCTCAACCACAAGGTTAAGTTTATCTAAAAAATGTGAACAAGGCCTTCATCGACACTGGCGTTTCACGCGAGTATCATGCACACCCCCTTATTTTCTTATTTCTACAGCGAGTTGCCCTTCAGGTACATAGGCCTTGGGCGTGATAGGCAATGTCTATCCACAATAGCCTGAAATGCTATTGTGGATATTGCTTATTCTTTGAAAGAAAGACAAAGACAACACCCAGATAGAATGTAACAAAGTTTAAACTTTAATAGCAAAACTGCAAGAAGCCAAGCGACATATTAATAGACGGCAAGAAATTATACAAATTGTAATGAAAATGCAATTATCATAATTTTTCAATTGATAAAGAACTCAGAAATCGCGCATCAATAACGCACGCGACGCCAGTATCGTTTCATGAAGATAGCATTTCAGGCTCATGTGCCAATTCATAACGCAAACAATGAGGTTTCATTCTGGCGTATCAAGAATTCGAAAACACACCAATGAAATTGAAGAGTTTGATTACAAAATGCTACAAGAGGTATTTTGTCATAGCTCCATTGTTTCAATTCCGAAAACCTAACCCAAAAGTTCACAGTGGTTGTCGAAGATGCTTTCTAATGTTTACAATATTGTGTCACCAAATTCTTTGATATATTCATTCGGATACAGACAAGAAACATTTAGACACTTTTAAAGCGCTCTTGGCATGAAAACTTAAAGTGTTTGGATGTGGTGGCGCGGTTGTGCGAAAATATTCTAATGTTATTGGTGGGCAAATCCAGTTAATGTGGTCATAGTGACGCAAGTGGTGAAGTTAGCAGCTTACATCTGATCACACAGGCCTACCTTCCAACTTTTATCCGGTTCAGGATAGCTGAAGGAAGAGACGTCAAATGGGTTCCAGGGTGAATTCTCGGACGTTGTGACTGGAGTGTgactctgaccttgaccttgaattTGGACAGATTTGCTTTGGGTTGTTTTTGTTAATCTACTAGATCTAGTTTGAGGCACTGAGGTGTAGGCTTTCGAAGTCTGTCCGACAGCTCTGTTTGTTGGATGCGCTCCTGATGTAGTTGCTCTTGTCGTCGAGGTATTGATGTTGACCAAGCTAGATTGTCCGGAATTTGAGTCAGATACCTCAGTTTTGTTTAAGTTATTAGTGCCGAGTTGTGATAGCGTAGTAGTATTGTCTCCATACTGCCTGCAAATGTAATCTGGATTTGACGGACAGACACTAACTCCCTGAGCTGCTGTCTGCTCTGATGTATATGACGTGCTACCAGTGTTGCCATACGTTGGCTCTTGTGGATAAACTCCGGCTTGCATAGCTGGAGTGTTGATACCGGCGACAACCTGTCCAAAGACCTGCTCGGACAGAGTTATCCCGGCAGCACTGGAATCTGTCCGCTTActgctttcaattttttttttagtaTTGGTACTTCTGTCATTCAGCTTGGGATCAAACGCTTCACTTCTCTCAAACGAAACTTTCTGGCTAGCGTCCATATCAAATGTATTCATGTGATAGATCTTTACCGGTGTACACGTCCTTTTTGTAGGGCTTGATGCTGTTCCTTTGTCTCCTGACTCCGAGTCCAAGCTCACTGCCTTTTCGGGCAAGGTCCTCGGCGAGGGAATCGCGTCAGGTTCACCGTAACCACTGTCAAAACTCAATGCTTTGGCTGC contains the following coding sequences:
- the LOC135492823 gene encoding ras and EF-hand domain-containing protein homolog isoform X5, with amino-acid sequence MASTKEDKYIGQLFRTCDLDGSGYIDEIELAQICTELDAEELASVFKELDKDGDGRISVAEFSDGFKSISQTLLQIGRKRRKLSSASIGSLGSLKHFGGSRDSLDTDKPDPIEEALGGLTDGLGALTCQEQVVELYQTIHTDYPQLLPVFEKIILDVIRDIRFHQLENERLESSYKREKETHERHLRQLEEDIEHQMQKTENRVRKEERERAEQEKLELKQALEMEMQELQTNLKRLQQLEMQFSEKVSDETVLDMRRRLEDTSTENRVLKSDITDAQTNQAILRSELATLRQQYEDKCRDLKNEKDTLLEYMKEQDNLTRQLHLLHDANKRLHDTNDDLRAALDATRSNHKRNKSEPPSRFDEGRGSVVGAYLASGADGRPRSVCSSLPEEESLAICDPAMAIQRRPYRQRSIDKDSLPEDFGVLMSVSSVFDSGHSTLRDLNEFDSEFEAQSFDGDRHSYRYMETETETESNRQAPDSHDEMDTEVELDLYRSRRSRSGSRSPSHSRPHSVASSRGSSMKSVKVRNARRQLPAIPKEVQVKPINQEPERMYKVVLAGDAAVGKSSFIMRLCKGKFVNNLNSTLGVDFQTKTIEIDNRVIALQLWDTAGQERFRSIAKSYFRRADGVLLLYDCTYERSFINVRDWVEAVEDGAQKKIPIMLVANKTDLREEYEAEGRRTVKASDGERLAKSFDALFIESSAKDGNNILEAVTDLARILRTNEDIEVQAAGLQLRYNDDRPKKSTSTPCCNA
- the LOC135492823 gene encoding ras and EF-hand domain-containing protein homolog isoform X6 → MNPSRYYVSGMDSKISEDTTFGRLYNDLVKDPVSHRDAYKTGFCQEQVVELYQTIHTDYPQLLPVFEKIILDVIRDIRFHQLENERLESSYKREKETHERHLRQLEEDIEHQMQKTENRVRKEERERAEQEKLELKQALEMEMQELQTNLKRLQQLEMQFSEKVSDETVLDMRRRLEDTSTENRVLKSDITDAQTNQAILRSELATLRQQYEDKCRDLKNEKDTLLEYMKEQDNLTRQLHLLHDANKRLHDTNDDLRAALDATRSNHKRNKSEPPSRFDEGRGSVVGAYLASGADGRPRSVCSSLPEEESLAICDPAMAIQRRPYRQRSIDKDSLPEDFGVLMSVSSVFDSGHSTLRDLNEFDSEFEAQSFDGDRHSYRYMETETETESNRQAPDSHDEMDTEVELDLYRSRRSRSGSRSPSHSRPHSVASSRGSSMKSVKVRNARRQLPAIPKEVQVKPINQEPERMYKVVLAGDAAVGKSSFIMRLCKGKFVNNLNSTLGVDFQTKTIEIDNRVIALQLWDTAGQERFRSIAKSYFRRADGVLLLYDCTYERSFINVRDWVEAVEDGAQKKIPIMLVANKTDLREEYEAEGRRTVKASDGERLAKSFDALFIESSAKDGNNILEAVTDLARILRTNEDIEVQAAGLQLRYNDDRPKKSTSTPCCNA